A part of Aricia agestis chromosome 13, ilAriAges1.1, whole genome shotgun sequence genomic DNA contains:
- the LOC121732858 gene encoding insulin-related peptide 4-like: protein MKLLVVFIASFLVAVCGQNQNLCGRNLATALANLCGMNMIKRARGQDLLVRDQDPLARELGRLQFWPWMSRHRTKSLGRSKRQIVSECCEKACSNEELLSYCDY from the coding sequence ATGAAGTTGCTCGTAGTGTTCATCGCGTCCTTCCTGGTAGCCGTATGCGGGCAGAACCAGAACTTATGCGGACGGAACCTCGCCACCGCCTTGGCCAATCTCTGCGGCATGAACATGATCAAGCGGGCCCGAGGTCAGGATTtgctggtgagagatcaggacCCGCTGGCCAGGGAGCTCGGAAGACTGCAGTTCTGGCCCTGGATGTCGAGGCACAGAACCAAATCCCTGGGCAGGAGTAAGAGGCAGATCGTGTCGGAGTGCTGCGAGAAGGCCTGTTCGAACGAGGAGCTGCTGTCCTATTGtgattattaa